A window of the Dyadobacter pollutisoli genome harbors these coding sequences:
- a CDS encoding sensor histidine kinase produces the protein MEFLDKTLQVPFSKRTISYKSALIHSAYWILITGFFIYEKRYLIYKASMPYFVVCVSARIFLLIVIAYLNLNYFLPNLLIKRRYWSYLAAVLLSISGYMLAQGLFDFYLYGYILGPTRNSDLIEALSYNFFSTLWYLGLMIALKLSIDWYEQQRVLQKITVEKLQAEVNFLRSQVNPHFLFNVLNNLYALTLKKSDLAPDVVLKLSEMMEYMLYDSEDSKVLLQKEISYLNTYLDLEKLRFSSHADIELKVSGDLNGQLIAPLLLLPLIENAVKHGVSQLNSGAWLHGDLSVGKSSLSLKIENSQPHTAGHKSKGGIGLTNLRKRLELLYPAKHTLFTQDKGNSFLVNLEIEF, from the coding sequence ATGGAATTCTTGGACAAAACATTGCAGGTACCATTCTCAAAACGAACGATATCCTATAAGTCGGCCCTGATCCACTCGGCCTACTGGATATTGATCACCGGTTTTTTTATTTATGAAAAGCGTTACCTGATCTACAAGGCGAGCATGCCATATTTTGTGGTATGCGTATCGGCACGGATATTTTTGCTGATCGTGATCGCTTATCTGAATTTGAATTACTTTCTGCCTAACCTACTTATTAAAAGACGATACTGGTCCTACCTGGCCGCTGTTCTTTTGTCCATCTCCGGATATATGCTGGCGCAGGGATTGTTCGACTTTTACTTGTATGGCTACATTCTGGGGCCTACCCGCAACAGTGATTTAATCGAGGCATTGTCTTACAATTTTTTTAGCACATTGTGGTATCTGGGACTGATGATAGCGTTAAAACTAAGCATTGACTGGTACGAGCAGCAACGGGTTTTGCAAAAAATAACGGTCGAAAAGTTGCAGGCGGAAGTGAATTTCCTGCGCTCTCAGGTCAATCCGCATTTCCTGTTCAATGTCCTCAACAATCTATACGCGCTGACACTCAAAAAGTCGGACCTGGCGCCGGACGTTGTCCTGAAATTGTCGGAAATGATGGAGTATATGCTTTACGACAGCGAGGATTCCAAAGTGCTTTTGCAGAAAGAGATCAGCTACCTGAATACTTACCTTGACCTTGAAAAATTGCGTTTTTCCAGTCATGCCGACATTGAATTAAAAGTAAGTGGAGACCTCAATGGTCAGCTGATCGCACCATTGCTGCTGCTGCCATTGATTGAAAATGCAGTGAAACATGGTGTAAGCCAGCTGAATAGCGGCGCCTGGCTTCACGGGGACCTTTCGGTAGGCAAGTCCTCGCTCAGCCTGAAAATTGAAAACAGTCAGCCGCACACAGCCGGGCACAAAAGCAAAGGCGGAATAGGGCTGACCAATCTACGGAAACGCCTTGAATTGCTGTATCCGGCCAAACATACCCTATTCACCCAGGACAAAGGCAATTCTTTCCTGGTGAACCTGGAAATTGAATTTTGA